In a genomic window of bacterium:
- a CDS encoding ABC transporter ATP-binding protein has protein sequence MPLIKVDNVTKVYRKRDLEIRSLDGVSLDIEKGEFVVIYGVSGSGKTTLLNLIGGLDKPTSGKVIVDSIDLTVQDEEKLSFYRREKVGFIFQGFNLIPTLTSFENVLFPLVPIPMPESEKRKRAMEILSQILPNKRLWNQLPVELSGGEQQRVAIARALVNNPEILIADEPTSDLDRKTSEQIIDLLLDANKKGCTVIIATHDPRIMERASMGVEMEDGKIIDIKKGASA, from the coding sequence ATGCCCTTAATAAAAGTTGATAATGTAACGAAGGTTTATAGAAAAAGGGATTTGGAGATCCGCTCTTTAGATGGAGTGAGTCTGGATATAGAGAAAGGGGAATTTGTGGTGATTTATGGAGTCTCCGGTTCGGGGAAGACGACCCTTTTAAACCTCATAGGAGGATTGGATAAACCTACCTCCGGTAAGGTTATTGTGGATTCAATTGACCTTACTGTTCAGGATGAGGAAAAGCTCTCTTTTTATAGGCGAGAAAAGGTCGGATTTATTTTCCAGGGCTTCAACCTCATCCCAACCCTTACCTCCTTTGAGAATGTCCTTTTCCCGCTCGTCCCCATCCCTATGCCAGAGAGCGAGAAGAGGAAAAGGGCAATGGAAATATTGAGCCAGATATTGCCGAATAAAAGACTTTGGAATCAGCTTCCCGTTGAACTGAGCGGAGGGGAGCAGCAGAGGGTAGCAATTGCGAGAGCGCTCGTCAACAATCCAGAGATTTTGATAGCGGATGAGCCGACGAGCGACCTTGATAGAAAGACAAGCGAGCAGATAATAGACCTCTTATTGGATGCAAATAAGAAGGGATGCACGGTTATAATCGCCACCCATGACCCTCGTATCATGGAGAGGGCAAGCATGGGCGTTGAAATGGAAGATGGAAAGATAATTGATATAAAGAAAGGAGCGAGTGCTTGA
- a CDS encoding sugar phosphate isomerase/epimerase has product MKLGVVDANFRLPFEEALKIAKEMGFQGVQIWVTGELDPERLEGGAEWVKEKVSKYGLEISALCGDLGYGFAHEEGLEWRIKKTKQYLSYSVELGSPIVTTHIGVIPQDRNHPDWDKLRRSLDEIGAHAEKVGAVLAAETGPEEPELMVEFFKSLNTSAIKVNFDPANLVMMGFDPVKGVKVLAPYIVHTHAKDGVRYPDGRIGEAPLGKGQVPWREYLLALKEVGYKGYLTIEREVGEDPIGDVREAKKYLSVLMKELGLL; this is encoded by the coding sequence ATGAAGCTCGGCGTTGTGGATGCTAACTTTCGCTTGCCATTTGAGGAAGCCCTCAAAATCGCCAAGGAAATGGGCTTTCAAGGCGTGCAAATTTGGGTAACGGGAGAGCTGGACCCAGAGAGGTTGGAGGGTGGTGCGGAATGGGTCAAAGAGAAAGTTTCTAAATATGGTTTGGAGATAAGCGCCCTCTGTGGTGATCTTGGCTATGGTTTCGCCCATGAGGAGGGCTTGGAATGGCGAATAAAGAAGACAAAACAATATCTCTCCTATTCCGTTGAATTAGGCTCTCCCATAGTGACGACTCATATAGGGGTGATTCCCCAGGACCGCAATCATCCAGACTGGGATAAGCTCAGACGCTCCCTTGATGAGATAGGGGCTCACGCTGAGAAAGTGGGCGCTGTCCTCGCCGCTGAAACTGGTCCGGAGGAGCCCGAGTTAATGGTTGAATTCTTCAAATCCTTGAATACCTCGGCGATAAAAGTAAACTTTGACCCAGCTAATTTAGTGATGATGGGCTTCGACCCTGTGAAGGGCGTGAAGGTTCTCGCTCCCTACATAGTTCACACCCACGCAAAGGATGGAGTGAGGTATCCCGATGGGCGAATCGGAGAGGCACCTCTTGGAAAGGGACAGGTTCCCTGGCGGGAATATCTTTTGGCTCTAAAAGAGGTTGGCTATAAGGGGTATCTCACGATAGAGAGGGAAGTCGGCGAGGACCCCATAGGAGATGTGCGAGAAGCGAAAAAGTATCTTTCCGTTCTTATGAAAGAATTAGGGCTTTTATAA
- a CDS encoding MotA/TolQ/ExbB proton channel family protein, whose translation MNVMTFLFQHGGFTMYILFALSLILIAVAVERSLLYRRFRKELEKFLSDFEAKFKSNKSAKAFFPSPSNPLVELHFSNPGEKEHEKLMELNLARVSFFLERNLPFFATVGAVAPFIGLFGTVLGIMNAFHSISVYRSAGIAVVGAGIAEALVCTAAGLAVAIAAVTLYNAYRSLTGRIVEALEIRQNEFLLKMKEEG comes from the coding sequence ATGAATGTGATGACTTTCCTTTTTCAGCACGGCGGCTTCACTATGTATATCCTCTTCGCCCTTTCGCTTATCCTTATAGCTGTGGCAGTGGAGAGGTCGCTACTCTATCGCAGGTTCAGAAAAGAGCTGGAGAAGTTCCTTTCCGATTTTGAGGCTAAATTCAAAAGCAATAAATCGGCGAAGGCTTTCTTCCCCTCACCGTCAAATCCATTGGTTGAGCTTCATTTCTCAAATCCCGGCGAAAAGGAACACGAGAAGCTGATGGAACTTAACCTGGCAAGGGTTTCCTTTTTCCTTGAGAGAAACCTTCCCTTCTTCGCAACGGTTGGAGCGGTTGCTCCCTTCATAGGTCTTTTTGGAACAGTTTTGGGGATAATGAATGCCTTCCACTCCATATCGGTTTATCGCTCGGCGGGAATAGCGGTAGTTGGGGCTGGAATCGCAGAGGCTCTTGTCTGCACAGCTGCGGGATTGGCGGTCGCTATAGCCGCTGTGACGCTTTACAATGCTTATCGCTCCCTCACGGGAAGGATAGTGGAAGCTTTGGAGATTAGGCAAAACGAGTTTCTTCTCAAAATGAAGGAGGAAGGATGA
- a CDS encoding formylglycine-generating enzyme family protein has protein sequence MKKLSLLFCLFLALTSLEGNELPDIIIGKDGMEMVLVPEGDFVIGPNVEPDEKQRRTIYLPAFYIDRYEVSNAQYAQFVKETGYPPPPHWNGTNPPPGSEDLPVTNITWFDAMRYAIWAGKRLPTEAEWEKAGRGGDGRLFPWGNEDNPKARNLSTDKLAPVDSYKEGVSPYKCYNMTGNVWEWTADWYEAYPGSEVKSPHFGRKYKVVKGGGAFDFYPIPNTGRLDQRARCLPYGFYEGLGFRCVKDVNPNQAPYDPKALLEEAERILKRPQPPPNPLSYEMEFKKFLGDGFLPIKVQGMPGEEGYVRVGVPFPRGFLRDLKNLQISSSAGKIRPPTSKGIKLLG, from the coding sequence ATGAAGAAACTGTCTCTCCTTTTCTGCCTTTTTCTCGCCCTTACCTCCCTTGAGGGAAATGAACTGCCCGATATCATCATAGGGAAAGATGGAATGGAGATGGTCCTCGTTCCCGAAGGGGACTTTGTTATCGGCCCGAATGTTGAACCCGACGAAAAACAGCGGAGAACTATTTATCTTCCTGCCTTCTATATTGACCGCTACGAGGTAAGCAATGCTCAATACGCCCAATTTGTTAAGGAGACCGGCTACCCTCCTCCGCCCCATTGGAATGGAACCAATCCTCCACCTGGAAGCGAGGACTTGCCAGTCACAAACATTACCTGGTTTGATGCGATGCGATATGCAATCTGGGCAGGAAAGCGCCTTCCAACTGAGGCAGAATGGGAGAAGGCAGGAAGGGGAGGGGATGGACGATTGTTTCCTTGGGGAAACGAGGATAATCCAAAAGCGAGAAACCTCAGCACAGATAAGCTCGCTCCCGTGGATTCATATAAGGAAGGCGTTTCCCCTTATAAGTGCTATAATATGACGGGAAATGTATGGGAATGGACAGCGGATTGGTATGAAGCCTATCCAGGCTCGGAGGTGAAATCCCCTCACTTTGGAAGGAAATATAAAGTAGTAAAGGGAGGGGGAGCTTTTGATTTTTATCCAATTCCAAACACGGGACGCCTCGACCAGAGAGCTCGCTGTTTGCCTTATGGCTTCTACGAAGGATTGGGCTTTCGCTGTGTGAAAGATGTCAATCCAAACCAAGCTCCCTATGACCCGAAAGCTCTCCTTGAAGAGGCAGAGAGAATTCTTAAACGTCCTCAGCCACCTCCGAATCCACTCTCCTATGAGATGGAGTTCAAAAAATTTTTGGGGGATGGTTTTCTGCCGATAAAAGTCCAAGGAATGCCTGGGGAGGAGGGATATGTTCGGGTAGGAGTTCCTTTTCCAAGGGGATTTCTTAGGGATTTGAAGAATCTCCAAATTTCCTCTTCTGCTGGGAAAATCCGCCCCCCTACAAGTAAGGGCATTAAGCTTCTGGGATGA
- a CDS encoding discoidin domain-containing protein, with product MRKIPKLTHFVFAIFLSSILFAEEVSWLSPNRPQLCLNGNWQFQGQEGEFRLPEGKWDKVPIRIPSPWNVNSFSRGEGGDFRLFPSYPEDWEKYLIGWHRRTFTIPPVMEGMRLFLRFEAVHYYCEVYLNGKKVGAHEGGFTPFEFDITDFVNWQGENELLVGVKDKSFYDVNGLTPYPWGSFWGGHIRGIWQDVYLIARPQVYIDDIFVNTSYRNKEMKVKLWIQNKSASEQNLGVFLSILDKEGKEVPLPIQEKPMRLAPDERGEIEFVIPWNNPRLWSPDDPYLYTLVASIHNSLMKDEYRLRFGFREFWIEGNAFYLNGKRIKLRGDAWHYMGIPYQTPEYARLWFKMAKETGLNHIRLHAQVYPSFFLDIADEEGILITNESAIWASACNFYYNDDFWRRASQHIREFVLRDRNHPSVVIWSVANEIMASFGAIPHNIAPSLDWVLERIYGLVREIKELDGTRPVSSDGDEDIGGRGEIFSLHYPGPNPPKTQKPITIGESGSMFYSTPPEVAPTAGEDVYLSFSNRLKGVGEELRDLIPQYRRWAQQITPFNVVWYSLEPLPITRVLSYEDLQTPGVKPERWGPFCSTLNPGYDPSLPPYKPNSLYPYIKELLQPITFFISERNCSFFSGEKISRTFTIFNDISESSNLELRIEVLRGEEKIFSQAIPLSLAPCEFKEIKISFALPQVPKKEAIQMNVALWKENKGWVKVKEEHYKFYVYPPIQPTFPPLIHGDPNRLPFQAVPLADIKSLTPQNILIIAKALDDSSAQDLLEKVEEGGKVLVLEPSPSLLTLLKLSRQNYSVKRAFAPFEHPILKGIEKEELLFWRHGKVANGGYSLPISGTIKPIIFCGAGEVCFLEIKRGKGTILLSEMDILNQVKEEPTALAFLINSLEYLRSLDQNSYPQVGLLLQAGTPLSSLISSLGLQATYIKEADLISYDVVICDGRRLPSSSALRDFLDKGGRLLLLNPIIQNEKILNEIVPSLKIFPLRGEVQLIRAGKNPLSDGLHLDWLYWLERNSAREIANYYFEGDNIKPILITSYTDWRKWNWQGENIKTAAILKAELERSALPPKCVVGEIEIGKGKLILCGMNISPIYPKFLTAFSLLLSNLGLEMRPSGLPDIYVDENGYIMSWLVLGPFEGKDNLEMLIERYIDEEGIYPQEMTVASGRVWRKVIDSPLNFKSLWNKNYAIGYAGIYLYSPKEREAYLHVGSDDSVMIWLDGKLIWRNPAVRPLTLDSDKIAIKLSKGWHRLLFKVTQLSGEWGLSARIVDGDGNPLEDIRYSLILPEGGLREIKPFGWVGEAEPKGSEEFAFDRDVRTRWSSNKAMEPGMFYILDLGREEEISMMVLDSSLSPGDYPRGLRVEVSLDKKIWQKIAEIDAEEVEKRQWNGILGIDFPKVKARYIKLTQLGSNPFLFWSIHEIYLY from the coding sequence TTGAGGAAAATTCCAAAATTGACCCATTTCGTTTTCGCAATCTTTCTCTCTTCCATCCTCTTCGCGGAGGAAGTCTCTTGGCTATCCCCTAACCGCCCACAACTTTGCCTCAACGGCAATTGGCAGTTTCAAGGACAAGAGGGAGAATTCCGCCTACCAGAAGGGAAATGGGACAAAGTCCCCATCCGCATCCCCTCCCCTTGGAATGTTAATTCCTTCTCGCGAGGGGAGGGCGGCGATTTCAGGCTTTTCCCCTCCTACCCCGAAGATTGGGAAAAATACCTCATAGGCTGGCATAGACGCACCTTCACAATCCCTCCTGTTATGGAAGGTATGCGCCTTTTCCTCCGCTTCGAAGCGGTTCATTATTATTGCGAGGTCTATCTTAATGGCAAGAAGGTTGGCGCTCATGAGGGTGGATTTACCCCCTTTGAGTTTGATATAACCGATTTCGTCAATTGGCAAGGGGAAAACGAGCTTTTGGTAGGTGTGAAAGATAAGAGCTTCTACGATGTCAACGGACTTACCCCCTACCCCTGGGGCTCCTTCTGGGGAGGTCATATAAGGGGAATTTGGCAGGATGTTTACCTCATCGCCCGCCCACAAGTATATATTGACGACATCTTCGTCAACACCTCTTATCGCAATAAGGAGATGAAGGTAAAGCTCTGGATACAGAATAAATCCGCGTCCGAACAGAATCTTGGAGTTTTCCTTTCAATTCTGGATAAGGAAGGGAAGGAAGTTCCCCTTCCCATTCAAGAAAAGCCAATGAGATTGGCTCCCGATGAGAGAGGAGAGATTGAATTCGTTATTCCTTGGAACAATCCTCGCCTTTGGTCACCAGATGACCCCTACCTTTACACTTTGGTTGCAAGCATTCACAATTCGTTAATGAAGGATGAGTACCGTCTCCGCTTCGGCTTCAGGGAATTTTGGATTGAGGGAAACGCCTTCTATCTCAATGGGAAGAGGATAAAGCTCAGGGGCGATGCCTGGCACTATATGGGAATCCCCTATCAGACGCCGGAATATGCTCGCCTTTGGTTCAAGATGGCTAAGGAAACAGGTTTGAACCACATTCGCCTTCACGCTCAGGTTTATCCCTCTTTCTTCTTGGATATCGCTGATGAGGAAGGCATCCTCATAACGAATGAAAGCGCCATTTGGGCTTCCGCTTGCAATTTTTATTATAACGATGATTTCTGGCGTAGAGCCTCTCAACATATAAGGGAATTCGTCCTGCGGGATAGAAATCATCCCTCGGTTGTCATTTGGAGCGTTGCAAACGAAATTATGGCTTCCTTTGGAGCAATCCCCCATAATATCGCTCCTTCCTTGGATTGGGTATTGGAGAGAATTTATGGATTGGTAAGGGAGATAAAGGAATTGGACGGGACCCGCCCAGTTTCCTCCGACGGAGATGAAGATATTGGTGGAAGAGGCGAGATTTTCAGTCTCCACTACCCCGGACCAAATCCCCCTAAAACTCAGAAACCAATAACCATAGGAGAGTCCGGCTCTATGTTCTACTCTACTCCTCCCGAGGTCGCCCCCACAGCTGGTGAGGATGTTTATCTCAGCTTCAGCAATCGCCTAAAGGGGGTCGGCGAAGAGCTTAGGGATTTGATTCCCCAGTATCGCAGATGGGCTCAACAGATCACCCCCTTCAATGTAGTTTGGTATTCCCTTGAGCCCCTGCCGATAACAAGAGTTCTCTCGTATGAAGATTTGCAGACCCCAGGCGTTAAACCAGAGCGATGGGGTCCCTTCTGCTCAACTCTTAATCCCGGTTATGACCCCTCCCTTCCACCCTACAAGCCTAATTCCCTCTATCCCTATATAAAAGAGCTCCTTCAACCAATTACCTTCTTTATAAGCGAAAGAAACTGCTCTTTCTTCAGCGGAGAGAAAATATCCCGCACATTCACCATCTTCAATGATATCTCGGAGAGCTCAAATCTGGAGCTTCGCATTGAGGTTCTGCGCGGTGAGGAGAAGATTTTCAGCCAAGCCATTCCCCTTTCCCTCGCCCCCTGCGAGTTCAAAGAAATAAAGATTTCCTTTGCTCTTCCTCAGGTTCCCAAAAAGGAAGCCATCCAGATGAATGTCGCATTATGGAAGGAGAATAAAGGATGGGTTAAGGTCAAAGAGGAACACTATAAGTTCTATGTCTATCCACCCATCCAACCCACCTTCCCTCCCCTCATACACGGAGACCCCAATCGTCTGCCCTTTCAAGCTGTTCCCCTGGCAGATATAAAATCCTTGACTCCCCAGAATATTTTGATAATTGCTAAGGCATTGGACGATTCAAGCGCCCAAGATTTGTTGGAGAAGGTTGAGGAGGGAGGAAAGGTCTTGGTTTTAGAGCCCTCCCCTTCCCTTCTCACTCTACTCAAGCTCTCCCGCCAAAACTATTCGGTCAAAAGAGCCTTCGCTCCCTTTGAGCATCCAATTCTAAAGGGAATAGAGAAAGAGGAACTTCTCTTTTGGCGACACGGAAAGGTTGCGAACGGTGGTTATTCCCTTCCCATTTCGGGAACGATTAAGCCTATAATTTTCTGCGGTGCAGGTGAGGTCTGCTTTTTGGAGATAAAAAGAGGTAAGGGAACGATTCTTCTGAGTGAGATGGATATCTTGAATCAAGTAAAGGAGGAACCAACAGCCCTCGCCTTCCTGATAAATTCCCTTGAGTATCTCCGTTCTCTTGACCAAAACAGCTATCCTCAGGTCGGTCTCCTCTTGCAAGCCGGCACTCCCCTCTCCAGCCTCATCTCGTCTTTGGGTCTGCAAGCCACATACATAAAGGAAGCAGACTTAATAAGTTATGATGTGGTTATATGCGATGGGCGAAGACTCCCCTCTTCCTCCGCCTTGCGAGATTTCCTTGATAAAGGTGGGAGACTACTCCTCCTTAACCCGATTATTCAAAACGAGAAAATCCTAAACGAGATCGTTCCATCATTAAAAATCTTTCCGTTGAGAGGAGAAGTTCAGCTCATAAGGGCGGGGAAGAATCCTCTTTCCGATGGTCTCCATTTGGATTGGCTGTATTGGTTGGAGAGAAACAGCGCAAGGGAGATAGCGAACTATTATTTTGAGGGAGATAATATAAAACCGATACTTATAACCTCCTATACTGATTGGCGAAAATGGAATTGGCAGGGCGAGAACATTAAGACCGCCGCTATCCTCAAAGCGGAGCTGGAGAGAAGCGCTCTTCCGCCCAAGTGTGTTGTAGGGGAAATTGAGATAGGGAAGGGAAAGCTGATACTATGTGGAATGAATATAAGCCCGATATATCCCAAATTCCTCACCGCTTTTTCCCTCCTTCTCTCAAATTTGGGTTTGGAGATGCGTCCCAGCGGTTTGCCCGATATATATGTTGACGAGAACGGCTACATAATGAGCTGGCTTGTTCTCGGACCATTTGAGGGGAAGGATAATCTTGAAATGCTTATTGAGAGATACATTGATGAGGAAGGGATATATCCTCAGGAGATGACGGTGGCAAGTGGGAGAGTATGGAGGAAAGTGATAGATTCCCCTCTCAATTTCAAATCTTTGTGGAATAAAAATTATGCAATTGGCTATGCGGGAATTTACCTATACTCTCCAAAAGAGAGGGAAGCATATCTTCATGTGGGAAGCGACGATTCCGTTATGATTTGGCTTGATGGGAAGCTCATATGGAGGAATCCCGCCGTTCGTCCCCTGACTTTGGATTCCGATAAAATAGCGATTAAATTGAGCAAGGGCTGGCATCGCCTCTTATTCAAGGTGACTCAGCTGAGCGGAGAATGGGGCTTATCGGCGAGGATAGTTGATGGAGATGGAAATCCCCTTGAAGACATTCGCTATTCCCTTATTCTTCCCGAGGGAGGCTTGAGGGAAATCAAACCTTTCGGTTGGGTGGGCGAGGCAGAGCCGAAGGGCAGTGAGGAATTCGCCTTTGATAGGGATGTGCGAACTCGTTGGTCATCAAATAAAGCGATGGAACCCGGCATGTTTTACATTTTGGATTTGGGGAGGGAGGAAGAGATAAGCATGATGGTTTTGGATTCCTCCCTTTCGCCAGGGGATTACCCAAGAGGATTGAGAGTTGAGGTCTCTCTCGATAAGAAGATTTGGCAGAAGATTGCAGAGATAGACGCCGAGGAGGTTGAGAAGAGGCAATGGAACGGGATTTTAGGAATTGATTTCCCTAAAGTCAAGGCAAGATACATAAAGCTGACCCAGCTTGGCTCCAATCCCTTCCTCTTCTGGTCAATCCACGAGATTTATCTTTATTGA
- a CDS encoding sugar phosphate isomerase/epimerase, whose amino-acid sequence MSILMHSYTYRGYPLEKAFQKAKEFGYDGIELSTVHFDFFELEKEIHRLNDMQKKYDLPIITADFPANFITSDESMRESVDILRQAIPLLKKLGVKILNGSVGPLAGKEPSDFSQGGSAIATDEHYERAIKGLKELVPILEENNLLITLEIHMNTLHDTASSAMRIIDGVNSPLVLANLDLGNMYATPHAEEPIKAIEILGDGLGYIHLKNCRKIANGYDYSWALEDGDIDYFRALSFIYGKGYKGNICIEYCGLGDPTPRAKKDILYLKDILNELKGGQK is encoded by the coding sequence ATGAGCATTCTTATGCACAGCTATACTTATAGAGGTTATCCACTTGAGAAAGCTTTTCAAAAGGCGAAGGAATTCGGCTACGACGGGATAGAGCTCTCCACCGTCCATTTTGACTTCTTCGAGCTTGAGAAAGAAATTCATAGGCTAAATGATATGCAAAAGAAATATGATTTGCCGATTATAACAGCCGATTTCCCCGCCAACTTCATTACATCTGATGAAAGTATGAGGGAAAGCGTTGACATTTTGAGACAAGCGATACCCCTGCTGAAGAAGTTGGGTGTGAAGATTCTCAATGGAAGCGTCGGTCCGCTCGCTGGCAAGGAACCAAGCGATTTCTCTCAGGGAGGAAGCGCTATCGCCACCGATGAACACTATGAAAGAGCGATAAAGGGGCTGAAAGAGTTGGTGCCTATTTTGGAAGAGAACAATCTCCTTATCACTTTGGAAATCCACATGAACACCCTTCACGACACCGCCTCCTCGGCTATGAGGATAATTGATGGAGTGAATTCCCCCCTGGTTTTGGCTAATCTTGATTTGGGAAATATGTATGCGACTCCTCATGCCGAGGAACCGATAAAAGCGATAGAGATATTGGGGGATGGATTAGGTTATATACATTTGAAGAATTGTCGCAAAATCGCTAATGGATACGATTACAGCTGGGCACTTGAGGATGGAGATATTGATTACTTCAGGGCTCTATCTTTTATTTACGGAAAGGGCTACAAGGGAAACATCTGCATAGAATATTGTGGGCTTGGAGACCCCACCCCCAGGGCGAAGAAGGATATTCTTTACTTAAAAGATATTTTGAATGAATTGAAAGGAGGACAGAAATGA
- a CDS encoding energy transducer TonB, which translates to MKRMDFNFVNKKRVWATAFAVSFSLHIVALPMAGRFLEACPTCPPPTLQLPPIYARIRNPSQKSEELEKRAQIVKQKIQTIKKEATKKEVTKELPRKPFLAKNVERSPWLPDEKPASQTPGGGAAQVLAKTTPGEGEFVVGGIPKPEPGATGPGLGGSGSAPGVGGSGDKPAMPSSPPPPPPPPPQEKKEPPPPPPPPPVEKPKEEVKPPPPPPPPPPPPPPPKKKIDPKEIAAFQKMIYKKINSAKEYPYQAKLSGMEGTVKVSFVVKRDGTVSDVKVVNSSGYKLLDDSAVDTVKKAEPYLPFPKSVEANSLRVSVEIVYKLR; encoded by the coding sequence ATGAAGAGAATGGATTTCAACTTCGTTAATAAAAAGAGGGTATGGGCAACGGCATTCGCTGTTTCCTTCTCACTTCATATCGTGGCTCTGCCGATGGCGGGAAGATTCCTTGAGGCTTGTCCAACCTGTCCACCTCCTACTCTTCAGCTTCCACCCATCTACGCAAGGATTCGCAATCCCTCTCAGAAGAGCGAGGAGCTTGAGAAAAGGGCACAAATTGTGAAGCAAAAGATACAAACCATTAAAAAAGAGGCAACTAAGAAAGAGGTAACGAAAGAGCTGCCCAGAAAACCGTTCTTGGCGAAAAATGTTGAGAGGTCTCCTTGGCTTCCCGATGAGAAGCCAGCGTCCCAGACGCCGGGAGGTGGGGCAGCTCAGGTTCTTGCGAAGACGACGCCTGGTGAGGGAGAATTCGTTGTGGGTGGAATCCCGAAGCCGGAGCCAGGCGCCACTGGACCGGGGTTAGGAGGGAGCGGTAGCGCTCCCGGGGTAGGTGGTTCGGGCGATAAGCCAGCGATGCCCTCTTCTCCACCTCCGCCTCCACCACCACCTCCTCAAGAAAAGAAGGAACCGCCTCCACCTCCTCCGCCTCCACCCGTGGAGAAACCAAAGGAGGAAGTGAAGCCACCACCCCCTCCTCCCCCTCCGCCACCCCCTCCACCACCTCCTAAGAAGAAGATAGACCCAAAGGAGATAGCGGCGTTCCAAAAGATGATATACAAGAAGATAAATTCAGCGAAGGAATATCCCTATCAGGCGAAACTGAGTGGGATGGAGGGAACGGTAAAGGTTTCCTTCGTTGTGAAAAGGGATGGCACGGTATCGGATGTAAAAGTCGTCAATTCATCAGGCTATAAGCTCCTTGACGATTCTGCTGTTGATACGGTGAAAAAAGCAGAGCCTTATCTTCCCTTCCCCAAGAGCGTTGAAGCCAACTCCCTGCGAGTGAGCGTAGAAATAGTGTATAAGCTGAGATAA
- a CDS encoding biopolymer transporter ExbD, with translation MRKKREIFWEINMVPFNDILLVLLIIFMMTASFIVTGTGIDISLPQAATAAPQEQTQVAIFITKDGKVYLGGEEVTVERLLDRLTEEAQRNQKIVVIVSGDRNVPYGKVIDVLDAVRLSGLDYIALAAELKSPPSNGRVKR, from the coding sequence ATGAGAAAGAAAAGGGAGATTTTCTGGGAAATAAATATGGTTCCCTTCAATGACATACTGCTTGTTCTCCTCATCATCTTTATGATGACCGCTTCCTTCATCGTCACGGGAACGGGAATAGACATATCGTTGCCCCAAGCAGCAACCGCTGCCCCCCAGGAGCAGACCCAAGTCGCTATATTCATAACCAAGGATGGCAAGGTTTATCTCGGTGGGGAGGAGGTAACGGTTGAGCGTTTGCTTGATAGGTTGACTGAGGAAGCCCAGAGAAATCAAAAGATAGTCGTGATAGTCAGCGGTGATAGGAATGTTCCCTATGGGAAGGTCATAGATGTTTTGGATGCTGTTCGCCTTTCCGGTTTGGATTATATAGCTTTGGCTGCAGAGCTCAAATCACCGCCCTCTAATGGGAGGGTTAAAAGATGA
- a CDS encoding DEAD/DEAH box helicase produces the protein MFFSSSLKEYLAKSSSPYKISSKVEHLLKGEARYCPDFLLHLSPSYANGRNIQQLADEGILHPEIPKIFRRKGTPIILYKHQEEAILLAQKNKSYVVTSGSGSGKSLTYFIPIFNSILTKPAEGKSVLALIVYPMNALVNSQLKSLQNLESAYKERYGKEFHIKFARYTGDTPDEERKNLQKNPPHIILTNYVMAEFFIMRTDEQKMFLGGEGLRFLVFDEIHTYRGRQGVDVAILIR, from the coding sequence ATGTTTTTTTCATCCTCTCTAAAAGAATATCTTGCTAAATCTTCCTCTCCTTATAAAATATCATCTAAGGTTGAACACCTCTTAAAAGGCGAAGCCCGCTACTGTCCCGATTTCCTCCTCCACCTATCCCCTTCCTACGCCAACGGGAGAAATATCCAACAACTCGCCGATGAAGGCATCCTCCATCCCGAAATCCCCAAAATCTTCCGCCGAAAGGGCACCCCCATCATCCTCTATAAACATCAGGAAGAAGCCATTCTCCTCGCGCAGAAGAACAAAAGCTATGTCGTAACGAGCGGAAGCGGCTCGGGAAAAAGCCTAACATATTTCATCCCCATTTTCAACTCCATTCTCACCAAGCCAGCTGAGGGAAAAAGTGTCCTCGCTCTCATCGTCTACCCAATGAACGCCCTCGTCAACTCCCAACTCAAATCCCTCCAAAATCTTGAATCAGCCTATAAGGAAAGATATGGTAAAGAATTTCACATCAAATTCGCCCGCTATACAGGCGATACCCCTGACGAGGAAAGAAAAAATCTCCAGAAAAATCCTCCCCATATCATCCTCACGAATTATGTTATGGCTGAATTCTTCATTATGCGAACGGATGAGCAGAAGATGTTCCTCGGTGGAGAAGGGCTGAGATTCCTCGTCTTTGACGAGATTCACACCTATAGAGGAAGACAAGGTGTGGATGTAGCTATCCTCATCCGCTGA